DNA from Pseudomonadota bacterium:
GACTAATTGAAATGATCATGGTATTAATTTTTTAGAACCCGTGGACAAAAACTCACTTAAAAAGTCCTAAAATTTGTCCAGTCCATGGGGTGCAGCGCAGAATAAAAAACACTTTAATCCGTCTTGGACGGGGTGGTGGGCTGAGGATATGTTTTGTTAGGCTCGCATCATATAGGGGCCACACCCAAGAAAAGTAACTTTTTGACCTGAATCATCTCGATCTGCTAAGATAAATGGGAAATAATAAAAGCTTCATGGCGTGGGTGGTACGGACCAAGAGGATAAACACATGATATTAAATTGGCTACACAGCCGGTATTATAATTTTTGGATTAAACAAAGAACATTGCTTTGCTATGCTATCGCTTTGGCGTGTCTTGGCGTATGTGTAGTAACGCCTGATAAAGCACTGGCTGCTATCACCCTTCCAGTAAAACCACTTTTAGCAAAAGAAATACCGGATGTCATTATAGGTCAAACCAATGCACCTCTTACTATTATTGAGTACACCTCATTAACCTGTGATCACTGCGCATTTTTTCACAAAGAAATCTTGCCAAAACTCAAAGCCAAATACATTGATACCGGCCAAGTTCGCTTTGTTATCCGGCATTACCCTCTGGACCGAGATGCTTTAAAGGCCGCGGCACTGGTTTCCTGCCTGCCTGAGGCAAAACGCTATAATGCCATGACGCAACTCTTTTCTACCCAAGACCAATGGATTAACCAGGATCCTGAAAATTCACTTAGTAAGGCCATTGGCATGAATATCAAACAATACCAAAAATGTCTCACCGACGAAAAAATCCAAGATAACGTCTTACTGCAACGCTTAAATGGTGAAAAAACCTTTTCACTTGAGGCAACTCCAACTTTTATTGTTGGCAAGCATGTTGTTGAAGGTGTTCCTCCGTTGGACGAATTTGAAAATTTGATTGCTAAAGTACAGAATCCCTGAAACAATGGGGTGCTATTAGGAGTACGTGCTGGATACTACCGCCTTGGCCGTCATCTCAGCTAGCTCCCGGCTCCAATCCGGGGCAGGCTATTTCCTCCGGGCCCGAAGGGGCGGGACTGGGCAGAGCTCGCTTCCGGCATGACGACTGAGGACAGTTGATGTGATCTCAACACACGCTTTTAATCGCATATGAAACAATATGGGCAATCTACTAGGGATAATACACGTGCAAATTCGACAAAAACGAGAAATATTCTTTAAACTATATGAGTATCTTCGAGTCTATCAACTTCACCTTATCGCATCGGGAATCGCTCTTTCGGTTGCTGCTACCACCATCATTGCTATTGGTCAGGGATTAAGACTCCTTGTTGACCGGGGATTTGGCAGTCAAACAATTGCCTCAAAACAAACTCTTTTATTTTTAACTATAATGGCTCTGTTAATGGGAGCAGCAAGTTTTCTCCGCTCTTATCTTTCTTCTTGGATTGGAGAGCGTGTCGTCGTCGACCTCAAGCAGAAGATTTTTCGCGGGCTTATTTATCGTTCTCCTGCTTTTTTTGATTCCCTTCAAGTCGGCGATCTCATGTCCCGATTAGACACAGATACCCATTTAATTCAAATTCTGATAGGACGCTCTGCCAGTACGGGCTTACGCAGCCTGATACAATTTATCGGCGCCTTTATCATGCTGTTTTTGACCAGCCCTCAATTGGCAGTTCTTACCTGTATTGCCAGCTTTATTGCCTTGATGCCACTTTTTCTTTTTGGAAGACAGGTCTATATCTTTTCCAATGAATTACAGAA
Protein-coding regions in this window:
- a CDS encoding DsbA family protein — translated: MILNWLHSRYYNFWIKQRTLLCYAIALACLGVCVVTPDKALAAITLPVKPLLAKEIPDVIIGQTNAPLTIIEYTSLTCDHCAFFHKEILPKLKAKYIDTGQVRFVIRHYPLDRDALKAAALVSCLPEAKRYNAMTQLFSTQDQWINQDPENSLSKAIGMNIKQYQKCLTDEKIQDNVLLQRLNGEKTFSLEATPTFIVGKHVVEGVPPLDEFENLIAKVQNP